A portion of the Leptospira kanakyensis genome contains these proteins:
- a CDS encoding PIN domain-containing protein, which produces MKGKIFIDTNIFIYFFSQKDFEKKEISSNIIKASFKSDRFSISYQVIQEFSNVMLTKGQPPMKGQDISSFIEKILDPICSFFPTIEFYKNALKLREKNKLSYYDSLIVLAALELNCDYLLSEDFNDGTKINKLKIINPFNKVNSKLLNSIL; this is translated from the coding sequence ATGAAAGGTAAAATCTTCATCGATACGAATATATTTATTTACTTCTTTTCACAAAAGGATTTTGAAAAAAAGGAAATCTCTTCAAATATCATAAAGGCTTCTTTTAAATCTGATAGATTTTCTATAAGTTACCAAGTCATCCAAGAATTTAGCAATGTTATGCTTACAAAAGGACAACCACCAATGAAGGGTCAGGATATTTCAAGTTTCATAGAAAAAATCTTAGATCCGATTTGTTCTTTTTTCCCAACAATTGAGTTTTACAAAAATGCTCTGAAATTAAGAGAGAAGAATAAATTATCTTATTATGATTCTTTGATTGTTTTGGCCGCTTTAGAACTCAATTGTGATTATTTATTGTCTGAAGACTTTAATGATGGAACAAAAATTAACAAATTGAAAATCATCAATCCATTCAATAAGGTGAACTCAAAATTACTAAACTCTATTCTATAA
- a CDS encoding patatin-like phospholipase family protein: protein MKRTEQERQAIQKFLKSVDLFKKLSPSVLLRLANNVQEKLVRSHEALYYKGESSESIYIVRYGEILLENVAGQSHVYVGSGQVLAENSLISSSNHSTSAIAVIDSLVYVLNGKLFLQLASQEKVFAQNIIQMMGSRMRENLNRSSHKDSFVGLRRLCVHVPLEPEYHFGEKVKSFIDEYGEVTKKLSSAIPISTFKGMDPTQISEYLTNLRNKTPLLHIYFDESTSRMDLHYLVVQSDFIVFWEDEPEKFYKEKEEIIHFWKSRIRNFEGRAIRMMESGVRKSYLPQDQSLKNFYQKDTLARYLVSKTRGLALGGGGARALAHVGLLKVLHREGIHFDFVSGASMGAVIAALYARKNSPEEIEEMIKNFFGGLESAFDPTLPVVAFFKGKRMKRMLKKAFGDQRIEELPLPFATSAVDLQTGKEHIFDQGPITEALTSAMSLPGAFPPYRLGEKLLVDGGMINNVPENLIRSKGADVVMGINVSPMQEIVPVKLFEDRNTTEKGFFRYIWDTLKYPPILQIMTRTITLEGREITRLKRPKLDLFVHFHLEEFQLFDFARYQEIIDKGEQEAEANLAEIKQLFS from the coding sequence ATGAAACGAACAGAACAAGAAAGACAGGCCATTCAAAAATTTTTAAAGTCTGTGGATTTGTTCAAAAAACTTTCCCCTTCCGTTTTGTTACGACTTGCAAATAACGTTCAAGAAAAATTAGTTCGAAGCCACGAAGCTCTCTATTACAAAGGAGAGTCTTCGGAATCCATTTACATTGTAAGATACGGTGAAATACTTCTCGAAAATGTCGCCGGCCAAAGCCACGTCTATGTGGGTTCTGGTCAAGTGTTAGCCGAAAATTCACTTATCTCCAGTTCCAACCATTCCACTTCTGCCATCGCAGTCATTGATTCCCTCGTTTATGTTTTGAATGGAAAATTGTTTTTACAATTAGCATCTCAAGAGAAAGTTTTTGCACAAAACATCATCCAAATGATGGGATCTCGGATGCGAGAAAACTTAAACAGATCCAGTCACAAAGATAGTTTTGTCGGATTACGCAGGTTATGTGTCCATGTACCTTTGGAACCAGAATACCATTTTGGTGAAAAAGTAAAATCGTTCATTGATGAATATGGTGAAGTCACCAAAAAATTATCTTCTGCCATTCCCATTTCCACTTTTAAAGGAATGGATCCCACTCAGATTTCAGAGTATCTCACCAATCTTAGAAACAAAACTCCCTTACTTCATATTTATTTCGATGAATCCACATCCAGAATGGATTTACATTATTTGGTGGTTCAATCCGACTTTATTGTTTTTTGGGAAGACGAACCCGAAAAGTTTTATAAAGAAAAAGAAGAAATCATTCATTTTTGGAAAAGTCGAATTCGTAACTTTGAAGGTCGCGCCATCCGTATGATGGAAAGTGGAGTACGCAAAAGTTATCTTCCACAAGACCAATCTCTCAAAAACTTTTATCAAAAAGATACATTGGCAAGGTATTTGGTCTCCAAAACTCGAGGTTTAGCGTTAGGTGGTGGTGGTGCCAGAGCACTCGCTCACGTTGGATTGTTAAAGGTTTTGCATAGAGAAGGAATTCATTTTGATTTTGTATCTGGTGCTTCTATGGGAGCTGTGATTGCTGCTCTATATGCCAGAAAAAATTCTCCAGAAGAAATTGAAGAAATGATAAAAAATTTCTTTGGTGGATTGGAAAGTGCCTTTGATCCTACTCTTCCCGTCGTTGCCTTTTTTAAAGGGAAACGAATGAAACGAATGTTAAAGAAAGCTTTTGGTGACCAAAGAATAGAGGAACTTCCTCTTCCCTTTGCCACATCCGCAGTGGATTTACAAACGGGGAAAGAACATATTTTTGACCAAGGCCCCATCACGGAAGCACTCACCAGTGCTATGAGTTTGCCTGGTGCCTTTCCTCCCTATCGACTCGGCGAAAAGTTGTTAGTTGATGGTGGAATGATCAATAACGTTCCAGAAAATCTCATTCGTTCCAAAGGTGCAGATGTGGTGATGGGTATCAACGTATCTCCTATGCAAGAAATTGTTCCTGTAAAACTTTTTGAAGATCGTAATACAACAGAAAAGGGATTTTTTCGTTATATTTGGGATACTTTAAAATACCCACCTATTTTACAGATTATGACAAGAACCATCACCTTGGAAGGTAGAGAGATCACAAGGCTGAAACGCCCCAAACTGGACCTGTTTGTGCACTTCCATTTAGAAGAGTTTCAGTTATTTGATTTTGCCCGTTACCAAGAAATCATTGATAAGGGTGAACAGGAAGCCGAAGCCAATTTAGCAGAAATCAAACAATTGTTTTCTTAA
- a CDS encoding MATE family efflux transporter — protein sequence MNQKILGLAIPVFFGMISYTAIMVADTAMVGKLGEVPLAAVGFGGMVYFSIFAFLMGGSMAVQIIVARRFGEKNDRGVGITLVNSVYLSFVLGALLSYFGFIYAPQLMGWIGDDPQVIEVAGVYLSYRFIGTVLFFVGFALRGFFDGIGIVQVGMISSMLAAGTNIFFNWLLIFGNWGFPAWGVKGAAIASSLSSIPSLLVVVFYFFRKDVIKFFQYKIFAPSFVTIKELCTVGFAPAVEGTLVNFAFSGFYKIAGMISTTTLASASVVLTCLSLSFMPGFSFGIAATTILGQSMGQGKIRLAYEGTMRSATFSAIVMGSMGLFFIIGGPWLIGLFTDVPAVAKVAYPALCIVALIQVGDAYHMVIGSALRSAGMMYYVMFVYLIVSFLIMLPLAYLLGIVLAWGNFGIWSAFFIWILLMAVLFVRKFRKKEWVNIRI from the coding sequence TTGAATCAGAAAATTCTTGGATTAGCAATCCCAGTTTTTTTTGGAATGATCAGTTATACAGCCATCATGGTAGCAGACACTGCTATGGTTGGTAAACTGGGAGAAGTCCCTCTCGCCGCTGTTGGGTTTGGTGGAATGGTTTATTTTTCCATTTTTGCCTTCCTTATGGGTGGATCCATGGCTGTGCAAATCATCGTAGCACGTCGATTTGGCGAAAAAAATGACAGAGGGGTCGGAATCACACTAGTTAATTCCGTTTATTTATCCTTTGTTTTAGGTGCATTACTTTCCTATTTTGGATTTATTTACGCTCCGCAGCTTATGGGTTGGATTGGTGATGATCCACAAGTGATCGAAGTGGCAGGAGTTTATTTATCCTACCGATTTATCGGAACCGTTCTCTTTTTTGTGGGATTCGCTTTACGTGGTTTTTTTGACGGAATTGGAATTGTACAAGTGGGTATGATTTCTTCCATGTTAGCCGCAGGTACCAATATCTTTTTCAATTGGTTACTCATTTTTGGAAACTGGGGATTCCCTGCTTGGGGAGTGAAGGGTGCAGCGATTGCATCTAGTTTGTCTTCAATCCCATCTCTACTGGTTGTGGTGTTTTATTTTTTCCGCAAAGACGTCATCAAATTCTTTCAGTACAAAATCTTTGCACCAAGTTTTGTTACGATCAAAGAACTTTGTACGGTTGGGTTCGCACCTGCTGTCGAAGGAACACTTGTAAACTTTGCTTTCTCTGGATTTTATAAAATTGCAGGAATGATTAGCACAACCACTTTAGCTTCTGCAAGTGTTGTATTAACATGCCTTAGTTTGTCGTTTATGCCTGGATTCTCTTTTGGGATTGCAGCCACTACCATTCTCGGCCAATCCATGGGTCAGGGAAAAATTCGATTGGCTTACGAAGGAACCATGCGTTCGGCAACGTTCTCTGCGATTGTGATGGGAAGTATGGGACTCTTTTTTATCATCGGTGGCCCTTGGCTCATTGGACTTTTTACCGATGTTCCTGCCGTAGCAAAGGTTGCCTATCCTGCACTTTGTATTGTGGCTCTCATCCAAGTGGGAGATGCCTATCATATGGTGATTGGTTCTGCACTTCGTAGTGCGGGGATGATGTACTATGTGATGTTTGTTTATCTCATCGTATCCTTTCTCATCATGTTGCCTTTGGCCTATTTACTCGGGATAGTCCTAGCATGGGGAAATTTTGGAATCTGGTCTGCGTTTTTTATTTGGATTTTACTCATGGCAGTGCTTTTTGTCAGAAAATTTCGTAAGAAGGAGTGGGTGAACATACGAATTTAA
- a CDS encoding adenosine deaminase — MYCDLHNHLYGCLPPETLFRIGKNNPEPRWHLYLDSYEKAYGQKIRPSTFFEDYSDIKDFSKLYHFREKAPFLHFQAKFNLIIALVKFDDKEITEVTHDVVLSNSLEDISYAEYRLMFGKEEPKESFYSKLMACLEGLSKGETSAKKEGKTIQTKLVMSLHRDINYERHYDWMKNWMEKDSVIRNGLVGIDFCHIEEGHPPKEKKSFFQSVLKDNKAEPNTALSILYHVGESFRDKTPSSAVRWVLESAENGAHRLGHALALGIDSDYFLGDERTELVSEAKDQIECELESYEEITSFGSYYPKEELELKRKDLKTKPDSELLKIQFDGTQSQYLHTFQNYVMSKISQTEAVVECCPSSNLYIGMLESHIDHPITRFLQNDIKLTIGSDDPGLFGTTMSEEYGHAHTAGVSEKDLESIREKSFSYRSTKLSGRELD; from the coding sequence ATGTATTGCGATCTACACAACCACCTTTATGGATGTTTACCCCCCGAAACCTTGTTTCGAATCGGCAAAAATAACCCCGAACCTCGATGGCACTTGTATTTGGATTCCTATGAAAAGGCTTATGGTCAAAAAATTAGACCTTCTACCTTTTTTGAAGATTATTCGGACATAAAAGATTTTTCCAAACTCTATCATTTTAGAGAAAAGGCTCCTTTTTTACATTTCCAAGCTAAGTTCAATTTGATCATCGCACTTGTTAAGTTTGATGACAAAGAAATTACAGAAGTAACTCATGATGTAGTTCTTTCCAATAGTTTGGAAGATATCAGTTATGCAGAATATCGTTTGATGTTTGGAAAAGAAGAACCCAAAGAAAGTTTTTATAGCAAACTCATGGCTTGTTTGGAAGGTCTTTCCAAAGGAGAAACTTCCGCTAAAAAAGAAGGCAAAACCATCCAAACAAAACTAGTTATGTCCTTACATAGAGATATCAATTATGAAAGGCATTATGATTGGATGAAAAATTGGATGGAAAAAGATTCAGTCATTCGCAATGGACTTGTGGGAATCGATTTTTGTCATATCGAAGAAGGTCATCCACCAAAGGAAAAAAAATCTTTTTTCCAATCCGTATTAAAAGATAACAAAGCAGAACCAAATACGGCTCTTTCCATTCTTTATCATGTAGGAGAAAGTTTCCGTGATAAAACACCTTCCTCTGCCGTACGTTGGGTTTTAGAATCAGCAGAAAACGGGGCACATAGACTGGGTCATGCATTGGCTCTTGGGATTGACTCTGATTATTTTTTGGGTGATGAAAGAACAGAACTAGTATCTGAGGCAAAAGACCAAATCGAATGTGAGTTGGAATCTTATGAAGAGATCACAAGTTTTGGTTCATATTATCCCAAAGAAGAATTGGAACTCAAACGAAAGGATTTAAAAACTAAACCCGATTCCGAACTTTTAAAAATTCAGTTTGATGGAACTCAGTCCCAATACCTCCATACCTTCCAAAACTATGTTATGTCAAAAATATCACAAACAGAGGCTGTTGTTGAATGTTGTCCATCTTCCAATTTATACATTGGAATGTTAGAATCACATATTGATCATCCCATCACAAGGTTTTTGCAAAACGATATCAAACTCACCATTGGATCTGATGATCCAGGTCTATTTGGAACCACTATGTCGGAAGAGTATGGGCACGCTCATACTGCCGGTGTTTCCGAAAAAGATTTGGAGTCCATTCGGGAAAAGTCATTTTCTTACAGATCCACCAAACTTTCTGGACGTGAATTGGATTGA